A portion of the Anthonomus grandis grandis chromosome 7, icAntGran1.3, whole genome shotgun sequence genome contains these proteins:
- the LOC126738516 gene encoding uncharacterized protein LOC126738516 — MIKSILVFFIVCCIVDLSSSVPIRQITEWSTVSSENSTAIPRTGFPSTEPSEPTTAGPKPFSVRLVTSNVPSEQYIIDAIGILQLYLEEDNDFDVAVNRFLSTFKKKHDTQIWKLSSGCKILTLPNDTTYIKLRETYTNTEVNLFV, encoded by the exons atgataaaaagtattttagttttttttatagtttgctGTATTGTG gatctATCATCCTCAGTACCTATCAGGCAAATAACAGAATGGTCTACTGTGAGCTCTG aaaattcCACAGCAATACCAAGAACAGGATTTCCATCAACAGAACCTAGTGAACCTACAACAGCAGGACCAAAACCATTTTCA GTTCGTCTGGTAACCAGTAATGTACCTAGTGAACAATATATCATTGATGCAATTGGAATCCTTCAACTATATTTGGAAGAAGATAATGACTTTGACGTGGCAGTAAATAGATTCCTTtcaactttcaaaaaaaaacatgacaCACAAATTTGGAAACTTTCAAGCGGTTGCAAGATATTAACTCTTCCTAATGACACCACTTATATCAAATTACGTGAAACATACACCAATACTGAAGTGAATCTTTTTGTATGA